The following proteins are co-located in the Apium graveolens cultivar Ventura chromosome 5, ASM990537v1, whole genome shotgun sequence genome:
- the LOC141659937 gene encoding uncharacterized protein LOC141659937, with protein sequence MAAAEQEEKSIQEELTDQILLAERVIKSAQEAESSKLECFELAKQSTQLAHLLRSIVRLTPSSQSLYERPLRRIITDSSMNLLRALTLVRKCKHSGVLRLVFAITTTADFRKVSNLLESSIADIKWLISIYDSESGTNLSLPPIASNDPILAWVWSFIATVQMGQLKDRVEAANELASLARDNNRNMKIIVQEDGVAPLLKLLTDGASAEAQLAAATALYNLGTDQEKVKSIASEVSAVSIVVKAIGESPMRVQIVLVNLVARMADLDEGVREDLGRENVHRPLVTLLGMDIVVEEAKTPSGKPTSIHSLVQINKEVSKKSFHSNSSSSLYSDGSSRGGRKEREAESPDMKHKLKICCAGALWMLSKGSLHNSRKITDTKALVCLAKLIEKEHGELQINCLMTVMELAAVAEIHPDLRQVAFKPNSPAARVILDQLLRVLNEETSPQLLKPTIKSIGSLARTFPAKETRILGPLVKQLGHKSADVATEAAIALGKFVALDNFNRVEHSKSIIEFNGVPRLMNLLKSNDRPRKHEFVLLCCLAIHVGNSPALEQARALSVIEEAARPMLAHHPELRELFAKAVDHLTLYQAGVHTHHKHSYVP encoded by the coding sequence ATGGCTGCTGCTGAACAAGAAGAGAAGAGCATCCAAGAGGAGCTCACAGACCAAATCTTACTCGCTGAACGAGTTATCAAATCAGCCCAAGAAGCCGAGTCTTCCAAACTCGAATGCTTTGAACTTGCGAAACAGTCCACCCAACTCGCTCACCTCCTCCGATCCATAGTCCGACTCACCCCTTCTTCTCAGTCCTTATACGAACGCCCCCTCCGCCGTATCATTACCGATAGTTCTATGAACCTTCTTCGTGCCTTAACCCTTGTACGCAAGTGTAAGCACAGTGGAGTTCTCCGTTTAGTCTTTGCTATAACTACCACAGCTGATTTTCGTAAAGTTTCGAATCTTCTTGAATCTTCTATTGCAGACATTAAATGGCTTATCTCCATTTATGACTCTGAATCTGGAACCAACTTGTCTCTTCCCCCAATTGCTAGTAACGACCCGATTCTCGCATGGGTTTGGTCTTTTATAGCTACTGTTCAAATGGGTCAACTCAAAGACCGTGTAGAAGCTGCTAATGAACTCGCTTCCTTGGCTCGAGACAATAATCGAAACATGAAAATTATCGTTCAAGAAGACGGGGTTGCGCCATTACTTAAGCTTTTGACAGATGGTGCTTCTGCTGAAGCTCAATTGGCAGCTGCTACTGCTCTTTATAATTTAGGTACTGATCAGGAAAAGGTTAAGTCAATTGCCAGTGAGGTTTCAGCTGTTTCGATTGTAGTTAAAGCAATTGGCGAGTCTCCGATGAGGGTTCAGATTGTGTTGGTGAATTTAGTGGCTAGAATGGCGGATTTGGATGAAGGAGTTAGAGAGGATTTGGGAAGAGAGAATGTACATAGGCCATTGGTGACTTTGTTGGGGATGGATATTGTTGTGGAGGAAGCTAAGACACCCTCAGGTAAGCCTACTAGTATACATTCACTTGTTCAAATTAATAAAGAAGTGTCTAAGAAAAGTTTTCATTCAAATTCTTCGTCGTCATTATATTCTGATGGTAGTAGTAGAGGTGGACGGAAGGAGAGAGAAGCCGAGTCACCTGATATGAAACACAAGCTTAAGATATGCTGTGCAGGGGCATTGTGGATGTTATCGAAAGGGAGTTTGCATAATAGTAGGAAAATTACAGATACAAAAGCTTTAGTTTGTCTAGCAAAACTCATTGAGAAGGAGCATGGGGAGTTGCAAATCAACTGTTTGATGACAGTGATGGAGTTGGCTGCGGTGGCTGAAATCCATCCCGATCTTAGACAAGTGGCTTTTAAGCCGAACTCTCCTGCGGCTAGAGTAATTTTGGACCAGCTATTGAGAGTACTTAATGAAGAGACTAGTCCACAATTGTTGAAACCGACTATAAAATCGATAGGGTCTTTGGCAAGGACCTTTCCCGCGAAAGAAACTAGAATCCTTGGCCCTTTAGTCAAACAACTTGGGCATAAGAGTGCTGATGTGGCTACTGAAGCTGCTATTGCGCTTGGTAAATTTGTTGCTCTGGATAACTTTAATCGTGTTGAGCACTCAAAGTCGATAATCGAGTTTAATGGGGTGCCGCGTTTAATGAATTTGCTTAAGAGCAATGATCGGCCTCGAAAGCATGAATTTGTGTTGTTGTGCTGCCTTGCCATACATGTTGGTAACAGCCCTGCACTTGAACAAGCAAGAGCGTTGAGTGTAATAGAGGAAGCAGCTCGTCCTATGCTGGCTCATCATCCCGAATTAAGAGAGTTGTTTGCTAAAGCTGTAGACCATCTCACTCTCTATCAGGCTGGTGTTCATACCCACCATAAGCACTCCTATGTACCATAA
- the LOC141723650 gene encoding uncharacterized protein LOC141723650 → MNPTADPHAAREIVRVEIQPNERWTGGSTVPIQAFQVFHLPQDAVSYSSKKRSDIVDRCMSRVGRFLSYFTHILEEFKNDVEGEDVSRLAADLSAMGREKKKFEDQYIEVERRVGELSTTNSKLSKQVGEMELARDMMSTRIDNLEKELREMTVSRNEEKGERETAEAELSRVLDSNKSLVEENDKLKVDVQKGVEDIAKVLGDGYGRCLIRLSKFGVDVTGYFFEEYVQDFALEHAALQDPPAHTDT, encoded by the exons ATGAACCCTACAGCTGACCCGCATGCTGCGCGGGAGATTGTTCGTGTTGAGATTCAACCCAACGAACGTTGGACCGGGGGTTCAACGGTTCCAATTCAAGCTTTCCAGGTGTTTCACCTTCCTCAAGATGCAGTTTCTTATTCTTCAAAAAAGAGAAGTGATATTGTTGATCGATGCATGAGTCGAGTTGGTCGG TTTCTTTCTTATTTCACACATATTCTGGAGGAATTTAAAAATGATGTAGAAGGGGAGGATGTTTCCCGTCTTGCCGCTGACCTCTCTGCTATGGGAAGAGAGAAGAAGAAGTTTGAGGACCAGTACATCGAGGTTGAACGTCGGGTTGGAGAACTGTCGACCACGAACTCCAAACTCAGCAAGCAAGTTGGGGAGATGGAGCTGGCTCGTGATATGATGAGCACGAGGATTGATAACCTGGAGAAGGAGTTGCGGGAAATGACTGTGTCGAGAAACGAGGAGAAGGGTGAGAGGGAGACGGCGGAAGCCGAGTTAAGTCGTGTACTTGACTCCAACAAGTCGCTGGTTGAGGAGAATGACAAGCTGAAGGTCGACGTTCAGAAGGGTGTGGAGGATATTGCCAAGGTTTTAGGCGATGGTTATGGCCGTTGTTTGATCAGGCTATCGAAATTCGGTGTAGATGTTACTGGCTATTTTTTTGAAGAGTACGTGCAGGATTTCGCCTTGGAACATGCGGCCCTTCAGGATCCTCCAGCCCATACTGATACTTGA